The Aerococcus loyolae genome contains the following window.
TCTAAATGATCAGTTATGAGAATAGCCGATCATATTCAACAGACCCAATCTTCTTTTCTTGCTAAATCAAAACTAGCTATCACAAGCTAAACAAGGCTGACTAACTTTACTAGGCACCCTCAAATTTCACATTATCTATATAAAAAAACAAAATAGCCACAATCCCCTTGACAAAGCCTTCCCCGCAGGCTTTAATTAAAGAAAGGGCTTACATCAACTAAGCTTGTCTCATCCCAACAAATAGCCAGTCAATGGAGGAAATATCAATGAAGAAAAAATACAGCCGCCTGCCCCTAGCCCTGCTACTGACCTTGACTTTACTAGGTTGCCAGAACAATACTGACCCATCCACAGCGACTTCCCCAAGTCAAGAATCAGTCAGTTCTGAAAGCAGCTCCTCACAAGAAGAAAGTAAAGAAAAAGAATCCAGCCAAGAAAAAACCAGTCAAGAAGCAGCGACAAGCAAAGAAGAAAGCCAAAGCGAGAATCAAGCAGAAGTCAGCCAGGTAAAACCAGCAGACAGCCCAGCTACTCCTGAAACAAGCACCGATCCTGTCCCTGCTTCCAATCATCCGGCCCTTGATATTGACCAAATCCAACAAGGCGACCTTTCCACTCTGGTAGGCACCTGGCGCAATGGCCGGG
Protein-coding sequences here:
- a CDS encoding DUF6287 domain-containing protein; this encodes MKKKYSRLPLALLLTLTLLGCQNNTDPSTATSPSQESVSSESSSSQEESKEKESSQEKTSQEAATSKEESQSENQAEVSQVKPADSPATPETSTDPVPASNHPALDIDQIQQGDLSTLVGTWRNGRGQEFVFYEDGRVDPDSYLNLSNFRRDNGFLWADLRSNGVGGAALYIVPAGSEVVTPIPSFVDASDKSRDRLLGGHTYEAIEYPEEFFYRVN